Below is a genomic region from Argopecten irradians isolate NY chromosome 14, Ai_NY, whole genome shotgun sequence.
GAAATGTAACTGTCAAAAACAGATATCTAGATCTAATATCCGATTAAAagacaaaacattatataacatttgaagTTAAGTTCTACTGGTAAAGGTctataacattttaagttaagTTCTACTGATATaggtttataacattttaagttaagTTCTACTGATATAGGTTTATAGAATTTTAAGTTCAATTCTACCGCCATAGGTATaggtttataacattttaaagtAAGTTCTACTGGTATaggtttataacattttaagttaagttccaatggtaaatgtttataaaactttatgttaagttctactggtatatatttataacattttaagttaagTTCTAATGATGTATGTTTATAAACACTTTAAATTCAGATCTACTGGTATATGTCTATAACACTTTAAATCCAGTTTTACTGGTATAGGATCTATAACATTCTAAGTTAAGTTCTACTGGTATAGGTCTATAACATTTTCGAAAATTAATCGAAtacgaaaataagttggtttgcagtaaCTCGATGTAATGATGGTAACGGATAATCAGTGCCCGATTATAGTTAATGTCGAAGTTTTATAGCACTAAAAATCCCAATCATCAAAATTTTCGTATTTAACAgaattgtgttgtttttttaaggTCTGTCATGAGATTCAACTGTAGAAGTCCTACAAACATTTCAAGTAAGGAAGGGATATAACCCCTGTAGGCCACTCCTTCGTCAAGTATCACCCTAGCTGCCATACATTTCAAGGTTGTATACTCGAGTGGACAACCAAATTCCTGTTCCACCAGAAACTCTAACGGCATCTTCTTTCGTGATTTTTTGGCATCCATGTGTGCGCCATTTTCTATCAACAACCACGCCAAGTCCTTCCATTGGCCTGCTCGGATTGGACAGTATATTTGTTCCTGCCATGATGCTATACATAGATGAAGTGGTGTGTTCCTTTCCTTGTCTGTGGCATTTACATCTGCTCCAGCTTTGAGGAGACTGCGAACAATGTCAATCGATGGAGGATCACCATTGTTTGATtgtatctttaaaataaaatgtagaaaCTGTTCACTGCGTTCGTTAGTTGGGTTCAGCAGTACCGCTCGCTCCACGTGTTTGGTGAATCGCTCAATCTCGGAACCCTGATCTTCCGAAAGGAAAAACAACTTCATATAGTCAGCTGTGACTTGAAGAAGTGAAAGGAAAACTTCAGATGTGTTCTTTTCTAGAAGTCGAATTTCCAAACGTTCAGTGCATTCGTGTAATTGTGCAACTGCCAATTCCAACATGTCCACAATGTCACTTGCCTGTACCTGGAAAAAAGATGTATCATTGTTTAACATTGACCCTTTTGTCCTCAGACGTAAATCTCAATAAGGTACCATTTACAGATAACATTTGTTACTTTTCATGCCACATAATGCTTACCTTATACGTTTTTATCATTGTATAATAATTAACGATCCTCAAAGGTTTGTACAATGATCCGGACGCTtgttcaaaattgtaaattgttAAATTGTAGTGAGCATATTCACGTTATGAGCAACTAGGCCCAGAGTGCAAGGGATACATTCACTTATAATTATGTTGCAGGTGATATAGCGGTATTTATACCTTACATAgtaattcataaaataaaacagtAGCTAAAACTGATTTAAGTAAAGATAAAAAAGAATATCATACATTATTGCTGGTTGCACCAGAGGAGTATTCTGTGACCATCTTCCTCAGAATCTCTTCCAGTCTTCTCAAGCCCGCAACTGATACTCTGTCCATAGCTGGTACAGTCTGTCTACGAATACTAATGGTGTACTTCCAGATATCAACAGCCCGTTGGTATTGTTTGGAATCGGCGTACTCATCTCTTCGGAGCCGACATGACAGCCATTTGTTTACGTCAACACTGTAGACTTGTACGGCGTGTGTAATTTGAAAATGCGGGTTAGCGTTGGCGTTGGGATAAATATAACAGCAACAATCGACATCCTGATAAATTTGttagaaatgttttattaaaccCCTTTCCTGAACCTGGAAGATCGCTGGACAAGTGGATAAAACCGCCCGAGGCAACAACTGATGTTCTGAAAGCACGTCTACGTGTTTACACATGTGTTCAAAGGTAAAactatatcagaaacatatatacatatatgtatatatgtttctgactaTATGTAAGTAACTCATATCATATTCTGTTGTGcatatgtcatattttatacaGATCATCAAGAAGTGTTAGTTCTAAATTTGTTCTATCAAGACCTACTGATTTCTGAAGGTATAAAGTCGGTAACGTGTGTGGCCGTGACCGAACTTCCTAACGATCGATATATATATCTCTATATATAGGCCCAAAGTGTACAATACCAgatattagatacatgtacatgtacgtgtattattagatacatgtacatgtacgtgtatgtttagacgaaaatatttttctgtCAGTAGGGCCTCTGGGTCCATGTCTGTATTCATGTACGATTGCCATAGGCACTTTTGTTCATTAATGTCATTCTATttccaattttgttcaaaaaatATATGACAAGTCAAGTGCATATAGACGTATC
It encodes:
- the LOC138307793 gene encoding protein fem-1 homolog C-like; amino-acid sequence: MDRVSVAGLRRLEEILRKMVTEYSSGATSNNVQASDIVDMLELAVAQLHECTERLEIRLLEKNTSEVFLSLLQVTADYMKLFFLSEDQGSEIERFTKHVERAVLLNPTNERSEQFLHFILKIQSNNGDPPSIDIVRSLLKAGADVNATDKERNTPLHLCIASWQEQIYCPIRAGQWKDLAWLLIENGAHMDAKKSRKKMPLEFLVEQEFGCPLEYTTLKCMAARVILDEGVAYRGYIPSLLEMFVGLLQLNLMTDLKKTTQFC